GTGGCGGCTTTCTGTCTGCCAAGATGATCCCGGCCTATGGCTGGCACAGCCTGCTGGTGGTTGGTGGTGTGCTGCCACTGATGCTGGTGGTGGTGCTGATGATCTGGCTGCCGGAGTCCGCGCGCTTCCTGGTGGTGCGCAACCGGGGCACAGACAAGGTACGCAAGACCCTGGCCCCGATCGCCCCGGCCGTGGTGGCCCAGGCTGCCAGCTTCAGTGTGCCGGAGCAAAAGGCCGTGGCGGCCCGCAACGTGTTTGCGGTGATCTTCTCGGGCACCTACGGGCTGGGCACGGTGTTGCTGTGGCTGACCTACTTCATGGGCCTGGTCATCGTCTACCTGCTGACCAGCTGGCTGCCGACGCTGATGCGTGACAGCGGTGCGAGCATGGAGCAGGCCGCGTTCATCGGTGCGTTGTTCCAGTTTGGTGGTGTGCTCAGCGCGGTGGCGGTGGGGTGGGCCATGGACCGCTTCAACCCGCACAAGGTCATCGGCATTTTCTACTTGCTGGCCGGCGTCTTTGCCTACGCGGTCGGGCAAAGCCTGGGCAACATCACGCTGCTGGCGACACTGGTGCTGATTGCCGGTATGTGCGTGAACGGTGCGCAGTCGGCCATGCCGTCGCTGGCGGCGCGTTTCTACCCGACCCAAGGCCGTGCCACGGGCGTATCGTGGATGCTGGGCATCGGCCGCTTCGGCGCGATTCTGGGTGCCTGGAGTGGCGCGACGTTGCTGGGCTTGGGCTGGAACTTCGAGCAGGTGCTGACGGCCTTGCTGGTGCCTGCGGCACTGGCGACGGTGGGCGTAATTGTGAAGGGGTTGGTCAGCCACGCGGATGCGACCTGAGTAACCGGGGCCGCTTGGCGGCCCATTCAAGGCTAAAGCCTGCTGCCACAGGGGCTGCAGCCCCGATTTACACATGGATAGCTCAACAACAAATGGTTCGATAATCGCACGAATAGTCGATTATCGGATTGTAAGGCCACCCGGGGCTCCTTAATCTGAGCTCACCGAAGCACCCTGACCAGGAGTCTCCAAATGGCTGCAATTCTCCCGCTTCACGAAGCCGTGAAGCAGTTCATCCAGGACGGCGATACCGTCGCCCTCGAAGGCTTCACCCACCTGATCCCGACCGCCGCCGGCCACGAGATCATCCGTCAGGGCAAGCGCGACCTGACCCTCGTGCGCATGACCCCGGACCTGATCTACGACCAGTTGATCGGTGCCGGCTGCGCCAGCAAGCTGATCTTCTCGTGGGGCGGTAACCCTGGTGTCGGTTCGCTGCACCGCCTGCGCGATGCAGTGGAAAAGAAGTGGCCACACGCCATTGAAATCGAAGAGCACAGCCATGCCGACCTGGCCAA
The genomic region above belongs to Pseudomonas sp. PSKL.D1 and contains:
- a CDS encoding MFS transporter, encoding MNKPQTVGNNLDVQSFINEQPLSRYQWRVVILCFLIVFLDGLDTAAMGFIAPALSQEWGIDRASLGPVMSAALIGMVFGALGSGPLADRFGRKGVLVGAVLIFGGFSLASAYATNVDQLLILRFLTGLGLGAGMPNATTLLSEYTPERLKSLLVTSMFCGFNLGMAGGGFLSAKMIPAYGWHSLLVVGGVLPLMLVVVLMIWLPESARFLVVRNRGTDKVRKTLAPIAPAVVAQAASFSVPEQKAVAARNVFAVIFSGTYGLGTVLLWLTYFMGLVIVYLLTSWLPTLMRDSGASMEQAAFIGALFQFGGVLSAVAVGWAMDRFNPHKVIGIFYLLAGVFAYAVGQSLGNITLLATLVLIAGMCVNGAQSAMPSLAARFYPTQGRATGVSWMLGIGRFGAILGAWSGATLLGLGWNFEQVLTALLVPAALATVGVIVKGLVSHADAT